In Helianthus annuus cultivar XRQ/B chromosome 9, HanXRQr2.0-SUNRISE, whole genome shotgun sequence, the following are encoded in one genomic region:
- the LOC110875548 gene encoding disease resistance protein RUN1-like, producing MIEEVLQTKRTLIVLDDIVDHKQLVALLGTGKINAQSKIIITTRENTDTWFDHSYWTCQKYEMRLLNDDESQELLSPHAFGSKIPMAGFKELILQAVQYCDGNPLALEVLGSSLFKNNTISHRKSQLNLLEKDIDSRPHGVLVRSYMSLPYNSEKELFLHIACFFIGKDMDYVMSSFCFTKQKAHDAHMLQDMGKNIVCQVSIKSPAKRSRVWLNIDTYKILSKGKGSKMVEDLALDMQVLLEENIAFKVIENN from the exons ATGATTGAGGAAGTCTTGCAAACAAAGAGAACTCTCATTGTTCTTGATGACATTGTTGATCATAAGCAATTAGTTGCTCTTCTGGGAACAGGGAAGATTAATGCACAAAGCAAAATTATAATTACAACCAGGGAAAATACAGATACCTGGTTTGACCATTCATATTGGACGTGTCAGAAGTATGAAATGAGATTATTGAATGATGATGAATCACAAGAGCTATTAAGTCCTCATGCATTTGGGTCCAAAATTCCCATGGCGGGCTTTAAGGAGCTTATACTACAAGCAGTACAATATTGTGATGGAAATCCTCTAGCTCTTGAAGTTTTAGGCTCATCTCTATTCAAGAACAATACCATCTCACATCGGAAAAGTCAATTGAATTTATTGGAAAAAGATATAGATTCTCGACCTCATGGTGTACTTGTTAGGAGCTACATGTCATTGCCATATAACTCTGAAAAAGAGTTGTTTTTGCATATCGCTTGTTTCTTTATAGGCAAAGACATGGATTATGTG ATGTCTTCTTTCTGTTTCACCAAACAAAAAGCTCATGATGCACATATGCTTCAAGATATGGGGAAAAACATAGTCTGTCAAGTATCGATAAAATCCCCTGCAAAGCGTAGTAGAGTTTGGCTTAATATAGACACATATAAGATATTGAGTAAAGGAAAG GGTTCTAAAATGGTAGAAGATTTAGCACTAGATATGCAAGTGCTGTTGGAAGAGAATATTGCATTCAAGGTAATTGAAAATAACTAA